From the genome of Solidesulfovibrio carbinolicus, one region includes:
- a CDS encoding carbonic anhydrase: MSDIARFIFGFKRFQKEYFCADSKVFEGLRVEQKPRALLIGCSDSRVDPSLLTDCAPGELFVVRNVANLVPPCDNDGGHHGVSAAVEFAVRSLEVEHIIVLGHCNCGGIKALLREGDRGRNSGFIDSWVNIAAKARELVLNDLAGHEPQVQERACEQGAILISLDNLLSFPWVRERVEAGKLYLHGWYFDFESGELFSYLPETKAFELLVPRCLE; encoded by the coding sequence ATGAGTGACATCGCCAGGTTTATTTTCGGATTCAAGCGGTTCCAGAAAGAATACTTCTGCGCTGACTCCAAGGTTTTCGAGGGCCTCAGGGTAGAACAGAAGCCGCGCGCCCTGCTTATTGGCTGCTCAGACTCCCGCGTGGATCCTTCACTGCTCACCGATTGTGCTCCCGGTGAACTCTTTGTTGTGCGCAATGTCGCCAATCTGGTGCCCCCCTGTGATAACGATGGCGGTCACCACGGCGTCAGCGCGGCAGTGGAATTCGCCGTGCGCTCGCTTGAGGTGGAGCACATCATCGTGCTCGGGCATTGTAACTGCGGCGGCATCAAAGCCTTGCTGCGCGAAGGTGATAGGGGACGCAACAGCGGATTCATCGACTCCTGGGTGAACATCGCGGCCAAGGCTCGTGAACTAGTTTTGAATGACCTGGCAGGGCATGAACCACAAGTGCAGGAGCGTGCCTGCGAACAGGGGGCCATCCTCATCTCACTTGACAACCTGCTGAGCTTTCCCTGGGTGCGCGAGCGCGTGGAAGCAGGGAAATTGTATCTACACGGCTGGTACTTCGATTTTGAGTCCGGTGAACTATTCAGCTACCTGCCGGAAACAAAAGCCTTCGAGCTTTTGGTTCCTCGTTGCCTGGAGTAG
- a CDS encoding 5-(carboxyamino)imidazole ribonucleotide synthase produces MKTIGVVGAGQLARMLALAGFPLGLRFVFLDPEQEACAAPLGEHILGRFDDHEQLSRFAERAHVVTYEFENVPDESIKLLAKCAPAFPNTASLVSARDRLKEKRLFQQLDIPTPPFAVVNSRADLDQSVASIGFPAILKTRTLGYDGKGQAIVRSPEDLDFAWARLGGAPLILEKFLQFQREVSVLGVRGRTGKMAFYPLTENVHHKGILRASRSCPGDQLETQAQGYVQLLLDHLGYVGVLALEFFQNGDTLLANEMAPRVHNSGHWTIEGAETSQFENHLRAILGLPLGGTAAVGHSAMINIIGELPELAQVLAIPGAHIHLYEKTPRPGRKLGHVTVQGSNEQEFEAGVERLLRVVCWRDMTEDTS; encoded by the coding sequence GTGAAGACCATCGGTGTCGTTGGCGCTGGGCAGCTAGCGCGTATGCTAGCGCTTGCGGGTTTCCCGCTCGGACTGCGTTTTGTGTTTCTTGATCCAGAGCAGGAGGCTTGTGCTGCGCCCCTTGGCGAACACATCCTTGGCCGTTTCGATGACCACGAGCAGCTTTCGCGTTTCGCGGAGCGTGCGCATGTGGTTACCTACGAGTTTGAAAACGTGCCCGATGAGAGCATCAAACTCTTGGCAAAATGCGCACCGGCATTTCCCAACACAGCATCATTGGTTTCAGCCCGTGACCGGTTAAAGGAAAAACGTCTTTTCCAACAACTTGACATCCCCACCCCTCCATTCGCGGTAGTGAACTCTCGGGCCGATTTGGATCAGTCTGTGGCGAGCATTGGCTTTCCAGCGATATTGAAGACTCGCACCCTTGGCTACGATGGCAAAGGCCAGGCCATCGTGCGTAGTCCTGAAGATTTAGATTTCGCCTGGGCACGTTTGGGGGGCGCTCCACTTATCCTGGAAAAATTTCTACAATTTCAGCGCGAAGTGTCCGTTCTTGGTGTGCGGGGGCGCACCGGGAAAATGGCCTTTTATCCGCTTACAGAAAACGTTCATCACAAAGGCATATTGCGCGCTTCACGCAGCTGTCCTGGCGACCAGCTTGAGACGCAGGCGCAAGGATATGTCCAGCTTTTACTCGACCATCTGGGCTACGTGGGTGTGCTGGCGTTAGAATTCTTCCAGAATGGCGACACACTGCTCGCTAACGAGATGGCGCCAAGAGTTCACAACTCAGGACACTGGACGATTGAGGGAGCGGAGACAAGTCAATTCGAGAATCACTTGCGCGCGATCCTGGGGTTGCCCTTGGGTGGCACTGCGGCTGTGGGCCATTCCGCGATGATCAACATCATTGGCGAGTTGCCAGAACTCGCCCAGGTGCTGGCGATCCCAGGTGCACACATACATCTCTACGAGAAGACACCTCGCCCAGGACGCAAACTCGGGCATGTGACAGTGCAAGGGAGCAATGAGCAGGAGTTCGAGGCCGGAGTTGAAAGGCTGCTACGCGTGGTTTGCTGGCGCGATATGACAGAGGACACCTCATGA
- the purE gene encoding 5-(carboxyamino)imidazole ribonucleotide mutase: MPEENRDARVLVGVIMGSASDWNTMQHCVETLKKLLIPYEVRVVSAHRTPDLLFSYAADAEARGLEVIIAGAGGAAHLPGMVAAKTVLPVLGVPVQSKALNGLDSLLSIVQMPAGVPVGTFAIGKPGAINAALFAAGMLGGQHPEFRAALKKYRNQQAEAILACPDPQEQE, from the coding sequence ATGCCAGAAGAAAACCGCGATGCCCGCGTGCTTGTTGGCGTGATCATGGGGTCCGCTTCGGACTGGAATACCATGCAGCACTGTGTGGAGACGCTGAAGAAACTGCTTATTCCTTACGAGGTGAGGGTGGTTTCGGCCCACCGCACGCCAGACTTGCTCTTCAGCTACGCAGCAGATGCTGAGGCGCGAGGATTGGAGGTTATCATCGCTGGGGCTGGGGGGGCGGCCCATCTGCCGGGAATGGTTGCGGCAAAGACTGTGCTGCCGGTGCTGGGCGTGCCAGTCCAGTCAAAGGCGCTTAACGGACTAGATTCTTTGTTGTCCATCGTGCAGATGCCTGCCGGCGTGCCGGTGGGCACTTTCGCCATCGGGAAGCCGGGTGCGATCAACGCGGCACTGTTCGCCGCAGGGATGCTGGGCGGCCAGCATCCAGAGTTTCGAGCGGCGCTAAAAAAGTATCGTAACCAGCAGGCTGAGGCAATCCTCGCATGTCCTGACCCGCAGGAGCAAGAGTGA
- the nifJ gene encoding pyruvate:ferredoxin (flavodoxin) oxidoreductase, with protein sequence MVKKQMTVDGNTATAYVAYALSEVAAIYPITPSSTMSEACDEWAAQGRKNAWGQTMSIREMQSEAGAAGAVHGSLASGALTSTFTASQGLLLMIPNMYKISGELLPAVFHVSARALATHALSIFGDHQDIYAVRQTGFAMLASGSVQEAHDMALVAHLAAIESSVPFLHFFDGFRTSHEIQKIEVESYEDIKHLVNTDALASFRAQAMNPEHPHIRGTAQNPDIYFQGREAANAWHDKVPGIVSAYMKRIGRLTGRTYKLFDYVGATDAERVIVCMGSGCETIEEVINHLLAKGEKVGLIKVRLYRPFDATALFNALPKTAKTVTVLDRTKEPGATGDPLYVDVCASALEQGFGSVRFLGGRYGLGSKEFTPAMVMAIFDNMALYVPKNHFVVGIADDVTDTSLPVADAFPDTTPVGTIQCKFWGLGADGTVGANKEAIKIIGEATDLFVQAYFAYDSKKSGGITISHLRFGASPIKSTYLVNAADYVACHNPAYVNLYDLIDDAKTGGTFVLNAPWSLAELNEQLPGALKRKIASKKLNFYTIDAVKIAQEVGLGGRINMIMQTVFFKLSGVIPFEQAVTMLKTSIKKAYGTKGEKVVAMNVAAVGKAIEFIVSVDYPSSWASAPEAPVVSSDEPAFVTTVQRPMLAQKGDKLPVSAFTPGGYFPTATSQYEKRGVAIMVPEWIKKNCIQCNQCSFVCPHSALLPVLATDTELVSASEAFETLEAKGKELKGLRFRMQVDTLDCMGCGNCADICPAKDKALVMKSLASQTSDQIPNYDFALSIPLKDNLLARTTVKGSQFQKSLMEFSGACSGCGETPYVRVLTQLFGERMIVANATGCSSIWGASAPSTPYCVNKNGHGPAWGNSLFEDAAEFGYGIAVGMRQRRERLSDLLEEALDKSVAPDAAEAMRAWLAGKDDTYISKAAGDKVRSVLPRYAGNALAAEILSLADLFEKKSHWIFGGDGWAYDIGYGGLDHVLASGEDINILVMDTEVYSNTGGQSSKATPTGAVAKLSASGKQVRKKDLARMAMTYGYVYVAAVGMGADKKQLLKAFTEAESYKGPSLIIAYAPCINQGLKKGMGKTQEETKIAVETGYWPLFRYDPRRGLAGENPLVLDSKAPNGQIQAFLAGENRFAVLTKTEPEKARLLHESAEREVNERWRILTQMAEQNLYG encoded by the coding sequence ATGGTGAAGAAGCAGATGACCGTCGACGGCAACACAGCAACCGCCTATGTGGCCTATGCACTCAGCGAGGTCGCAGCGATCTACCCCATCACCCCTTCCTCGACCATGAGCGAGGCCTGCGATGAATGGGCGGCCCAGGGCCGCAAGAATGCCTGGGGCCAAACCATGAGCATTCGCGAGATGCAGTCCGAGGCGGGCGCGGCGGGCGCGGTGCATGGATCGTTGGCCTCCGGGGCGCTGACCTCGACCTTCACCGCATCGCAGGGGCTTTTGCTCATGATCCCGAATATGTACAAGATCTCTGGCGAACTGCTGCCCGCTGTGTTCCACGTCTCGGCCCGCGCATTGGCCACTCATGCCCTGTCCATCTTTGGCGACCACCAAGACATCTATGCCGTCCGACAAACGGGCTTCGCCATGCTCGCTTCTGGATCTGTCCAGGAGGCCCACGATATGGCCCTGGTGGCGCACCTCGCGGCCATAGAGTCTTCGGTGCCCTTCCTGCACTTCTTTGACGGCTTCCGTACTTCGCACGAGATCCAGAAAATCGAGGTTGAGAGCTACGAGGACATCAAGCACCTGGTGAACACCGACGCTTTGGCGAGCTTCCGCGCCCAGGCCATGAACCCCGAGCACCCACACATTCGCGGCACGGCTCAGAACCCGGACATTTACTTCCAGGGCCGTGAGGCTGCGAACGCTTGGCATGACAAGGTGCCAGGCATCGTCTCCGCCTATATGAAGAGAATCGGACGGCTCACCGGTCGCACCTACAAACTTTTCGACTATGTGGGTGCGACCGACGCGGAACGCGTCATTGTCTGCATGGGCAGCGGCTGCGAGACCATTGAGGAGGTAATCAACCACCTTCTGGCCAAGGGCGAGAAAGTCGGCCTGATCAAGGTCCGTCTCTACCGTCCCTTCGACGCGACAGCCCTTTTTAATGCGCTGCCAAAGACCGCCAAAACGGTCACGGTGCTCGACCGCACCAAGGAGCCCGGTGCCACAGGCGATCCTCTCTATGTTGACGTTTGCGCCTCGGCCCTGGAACAGGGCTTTGGCTCGGTGCGCTTTCTGGGGGGCCGCTACGGGCTGGGTTCCAAGGAGTTCACCCCGGCCATGGTCATGGCCATATTCGACAACATGGCCTTATACGTGCCCAAGAACCATTTCGTGGTGGGCATTGCGGACGATGTGACCGACACCTCCCTGCCCGTGGCTGACGCCTTCCCGGACACCACGCCGGTCGGCACCATCCAGTGCAAGTTTTGGGGCCTCGGGGCTGACGGCACTGTGGGCGCGAACAAGGAAGCCATCAAGATCATCGGCGAAGCCACAGACCTCTTCGTGCAAGCCTACTTCGCCTATGACTCTAAGAAGTCTGGCGGCATCACCATCTCGCACCTCAGGTTCGGCGCCTCGCCCATCAAGTCGACGTATCTGGTAAACGCCGCCGACTACGTGGCCTGCCACAACCCCGCTTACGTCAATCTGTACGACCTGATCGACGACGCCAAGACTGGCGGCACCTTCGTGCTTAACGCTCCCTGGTCCCTGGCTGAACTTAATGAACAGCTTCCCGGAGCGTTGAAGCGCAAAATCGCCTCCAAGAAGCTCAATTTCTACACCATCGACGCGGTTAAAATCGCGCAGGAAGTTGGTCTAGGCGGCCGCATCAACATGATCATGCAGACCGTCTTCTTCAAGCTATCTGGAGTGATTCCCTTCGAGCAGGCCGTGACCATGCTCAAGACCTCCATCAAAAAAGCTTACGGTACCAAGGGCGAAAAGGTCGTGGCCATGAACGTGGCTGCGGTGGGCAAGGCGATCGAGTTCATTGTCTCGGTGGATTACCCCTCTTCCTGGGCATCGGCCCCGGAAGCCCCGGTTGTCTCATCGGATGAGCCTGCGTTTGTTACCACAGTGCAGCGTCCTATGTTGGCCCAGAAAGGCGACAAGCTGCCGGTCTCGGCCTTCACTCCGGGCGGTTATTTCCCCACCGCCACATCCCAGTACGAAAAGCGCGGCGTGGCCATCATGGTTCCGGAATGGATCAAGAAGAACTGCATCCAGTGCAACCAGTGCTCCTTCGTCTGCCCGCACTCAGCCCTGCTGCCGGTGCTTGCCACCGATACTGAGTTGGTTTCCGCCTCGGAGGCCTTTGAGACCCTCGAGGCCAAGGGCAAGGAGCTTAAGGGTCTCCGCTTCCGCATGCAGGTCGACACACTCGACTGCATGGGCTGCGGCAACTGTGCCGACATCTGCCCGGCCAAGGACAAGGCTTTGGTCATGAAGTCTCTGGCCTCACAAACTTCGGACCAGATCCCCAACTACGACTTTGCATTGAGCATTCCGCTCAAAGACAACCTCCTTGCCCGCACCACCGTCAAGGGGAGTCAGTTCCAGAAGTCGCTCATGGAGTTCTCCGGTGCCTGCTCCGGCTGTGGTGAGACGCCCTATGTGCGTGTTCTGACACAGCTCTTCGGCGAGCGCATGATCGTAGCCAACGCCACGGGTTGCTCCTCCATCTGGGGGGCCTCGGCCCCATCCACACCATATTGCGTGAACAAGAACGGCCACGGCCCGGCCTGGGGCAACTCTCTGTTCGAGGACGCGGCGGAGTTCGGCTATGGCATCGCCGTGGGCATGCGCCAGCGCCGCGAGAGGTTGTCTGACCTATTGGAAGAGGCCTTGGACAAGAGTGTTGCCCCCGACGCGGCAGAGGCCATGAGGGCTTGGCTCGCGGGTAAGGACGACACATACATCTCTAAGGCTGCCGGGGACAAAGTCAGGTCAGTCCTGCCAAGATACGCAGGCAATGCCCTCGCGGCAGAGATTCTTTCCTTGGCCGACCTCTTTGAAAAGAAGTCACATTGGATCTTCGGCGGCGACGGTTGGGCCTACGACATCGGCTACGGCGGTCTGGACCATGTGTTGGCTTCGGGCGAGGACATCAATATCCTGGTCATGGACACCGAGGTTTACTCCAACACTGGCGGCCAGTCGTCCAAGGCGACCCCGACTGGCGCGGTGGCCAAACTTTCAGCCTCAGGCAAGCAGGTACGCAAGAAGGACTTGGCCCGCATGGCCATGACCTATGGCTACGTCTACGTCGCTGCTGTGGGCATGGGCGCGGACAAAAAACAGTTGCTCAAAGCCTTCACCGAAGCTGAAAGCTACAAAGGGCCGTCCCTAATAATTGCCTACGCGCCATGCATCAACCAGGGCCTAAAGAAGGGCATGGGCAAGACCCAGGAGGAAACCAAGATTGCCGTAGAAACCGGCTACTGGCCGCTTTTCCGCTATGATCCGCGCCGTGGGCTAGCGGGAGAGAACCCGCTGGTCTTGGACTCCAAGGCCCCTAACGGCCAGATTCAAGCGTTCCTGGCAGGTGAAAACAGATTCGCTGTCCTGACCAAGACCGAGCCTGAGAAAGCCAGGCTTCTGCATGAATCCGCAGAACGCGAAGTCAACGAACGTTGGCGCATCCTCACTCAGATGGCTGAGCAGAATCTCTATGGCTGA
- the iorA gene encoding indolepyruvate ferredoxin oxidoreductase subunit alpha, with translation MAQPLTSGVAGDIHLLLGNEAIVRGAIEAGVEVVTCYPGTPSSEVPDTFFHLSKGGNFSFEYSINEKVALEVGGGATLGGALTLTTMKHVGVNVAADPLMTLAYIGTPGGLVLLSADDPGCHSSQNEQDNRIYARLAGLPVFEPASAQEAKEMTRQALLLSRQWEQPVMLRTTTRLNHLRGPVQFGEVRKPTPAGEPVKNPNRFVPIPAVARARHAQLLKKFEEIGTWAETTPFNNVSGKGEIGVAVSGISRTYLADALMEFGIDGNVRVLSLGFSNPLPNKTCTDFLNSVKRLLVIEEGEPVLENELRVLAQRASLEIEILGKGFAGLTRLGEYDTRIVGKALAKIADINPPPASTCSILPETLSALPKRPPNLCAGCPHRATYYTVRQVFRDTVFYSSDIGCYTLGILPPLAMADFLLDMGSSVSAGCGFARASGKTVVAFIGDSTFFHSGITGVINAVFNNHDLLLVVLDNGTTAMTGGQPHPGVEVHAQGPNPVQVSIEGLLAASGVTEVRTVNPMNLKATRAALDELKEMTGVRALIARAPCIIHARRILKTKSDQVAYVPTTTNSIRACLETLSCPAFTVGQDSAIAIDETACTGCMVCLQVSKDIKAHKRRNK, from the coding sequence ATGGCCCAACCTCTGACCAGCGGCGTGGCTGGCGACATTCACCTCTTGCTCGGCAACGAGGCCATTGTGCGTGGTGCCATCGAAGCTGGCGTTGAGGTCGTGACGTGCTACCCCGGCACACCGTCTAGCGAAGTCCCCGACACATTCTTTCATCTCTCTAAAGGCGGCAACTTCAGCTTCGAATACTCGATCAACGAAAAAGTCGCTCTGGAGGTCGGCGGAGGCGCAACCCTCGGGGGCGCACTGACCCTGACGACAATGAAGCACGTTGGCGTCAACGTTGCTGCCGACCCGCTCATGACCTTGGCCTACATTGGCACACCCGGCGGCCTTGTGCTGCTTTCGGCCGATGACCCTGGCTGCCATTCCAGCCAGAACGAACAGGACAATCGGATTTATGCCCGTTTAGCCGGACTGCCGGTATTCGAGCCGGCCTCGGCCCAGGAGGCCAAGGAGATGACCCGGCAAGCCCTGCTGCTTTCGCGCCAGTGGGAGCAACCGGTAATGTTGAGAACTACCACACGCCTCAACCACCTGCGCGGCCCGGTGCAGTTCGGCGAAGTCCGCAAACCAACTCCTGCGGGCGAACCGGTGAAAAACCCGAACCGTTTTGTCCCCATCCCGGCTGTGGCCCGCGCGCGCCATGCCCAACTCTTGAAGAAGTTCGAGGAGATCGGAACTTGGGCCGAGACGACGCCCTTCAACAATGTCTCCGGGAAGGGCGAGATTGGTGTGGCCGTTTCGGGCATTTCTCGCACCTATCTTGCCGATGCTCTTATGGAATTTGGCATCGATGGCAATGTCCGCGTGCTCTCTCTGGGCTTTTCCAATCCGCTACCCAACAAGACATGCACAGATTTCCTCAACTCGGTGAAACGCCTTCTGGTCATTGAAGAGGGCGAGCCGGTGTTGGAAAATGAACTGCGCGTATTGGCCCAGAGGGCGAGCTTGGAGATTGAGATTCTGGGCAAGGGCTTTGCGGGTCTCACGAGGCTCGGGGAATACGACACCCGGATCGTGGGCAAGGCCCTGGCCAAGATTGCAGATATTAATCCACCACCCGCGTCCACCTGCTCCATTCTGCCCGAGACCTTGTCCGCATTGCCCAAACGTCCACCAAACCTTTGTGCGGGCTGCCCACACCGGGCCACCTACTACACCGTGCGTCAAGTCTTCAGGGATACGGTCTTCTACTCCTCAGACATTGGCTGCTACACACTGGGCATACTGCCGCCTCTGGCCATGGCCGACTTCCTCCTCGACATGGGCTCGAGCGTCAGCGCGGGATGCGGCTTTGCTCGCGCCTCAGGCAAGACCGTGGTGGCCTTCATCGGTGACTCAACCTTCTTCCACTCCGGCATCACCGGCGTGATCAACGCTGTCTTCAACAATCACGACCTGCTGCTCGTGGTCTTGGACAACGGCACCACGGCCATGACCGGCGGCCAACCGCATCCGGGTGTGGAGGTTCATGCGCAGGGGCCCAACCCGGTCCAAGTCTCGATAGAGGGTCTGCTTGCGGCTTCAGGCGTCACCGAGGTGCGCACGGTCAATCCAATGAACCTGAAAGCCACGCGAGCCGCCTTAGATGAACTCAAGGAGATGACGGGCGTGCGTGCGCTCATCGCACGTGCACCGTGCATCATCCACGCTCGCCGCATTCTTAAGACCAAGTCGGATCAGGTCGCATATGTCCCGACGACCACAAATTCCATACGCGCCTGCCTGGAAACCCTGTCCTGCCCAGCTTTCACAGTGGGTCAGGACAGTGCCATTGCCATCGACGAGACAGCCTGCACTGGGTGTATGGTATGCCTACAGGTCTCCAAAGACATCAAGGCCCACAAACGGAGGAACAAATGA
- a CDS encoding IS66 family transposase, translating to MPRAFPDQAEKQQLNPEQIEFLRAEKSRLILDKLKASLDARVAAIPPKSLVDKAIDYALKQWNRLVAYLKDGRLRPDNNLVENAICSFAVSRKNWLFSGHPRGADASATIYSLIETAKANGLEPLRYLHFPL from the coding sequence ATTCCGCGAGCCTTCCCCGACCAAGCCGAAAAGCAGCAACTCAATCCGGAGCAGATTGAGTTCCTGCGAGCCGAAAAATCCAGGCTAATCCTGGACAAGCTCAAGGCCTCGCTCGATGCTCGCGTCGCTGCCATCCCGCCCAAGAGTCTGGTCGACAAGGCCATCGACTATGCCCTCAAACAGTGGAACCGCCTGGTCGCTTACCTGAAAGACGGCCGACTGCGCCCGGACAACAACTTGGTCGAGAACGCCATCTGCTCCTTTGCCGTGAGCCGCAAAAACTGGCTATTCTCAGGCCATCCACGCGGAGCCGACGCCTCGGCCACCATTTACTCCCTCATCGAGACCGCCAAGGCCAACGGCCTGGAGCCGCTGCGCTATCTCCACTTCCCTCTTTGA
- a CDS encoding tyrosine-type recombinase/integrase: MATISDAWDLYSKLILASTSSRSILTETGRWQKHIVKYFGPEFKVAEITNKKILLFRTNLIKKGLSPQTVAHCLSLLRRVLHRAQQWDIFTGKLPSFDMPKFDNKRVRFLTKTEANLLLQELSLKSPLWHDISLLALHTGLRAGEIFDLRPSHFDRNNSALYIFDTKSNNRTVPLNAASLAVLERNCRSSDFIFKEREQPIYQVSRIFRDAVAFCGLNIKIKDRRQKVVFHTLRHTFASWLVQSGTPLVVVGQLLGHKTLQITMRYAHLAPSQGASAVKILEQFSSYVNVDTQIPKQPKT; this comes from the coding sequence ATGGCGACCATTTCTGATGCGTGGGACTTGTATTCCAAACTGATTTTGGCCTCAACGTCAAGTCGGTCAATTCTTACTGAAACTGGAAGATGGCAAAAACATATCGTCAAATACTTTGGGCCAGAGTTCAAAGTCGCAGAAATAACAAACAAAAAAATTCTACTTTTCCGAACGAACCTTATCAAAAAAGGACTTAGTCCTCAAACTGTAGCCCACTGTCTATCACTATTACGCCGTGTACTCCATCGCGCACAGCAGTGGGACATTTTTACTGGCAAGTTACCTAGTTTTGACATGCCAAAGTTTGACAACAAGAGAGTTCGCTTCTTGACAAAAACTGAAGCCAACCTTCTTCTTCAAGAACTCTCTCTTAAATCTCCACTATGGCACGACATCAGTTTGTTGGCTCTCCATACGGGGCTGAGAGCTGGAGAAATATTCGATTTGCGACCAAGCCATTTCGATAGAAACAATTCGGCATTATATATTTTCGACACGAAATCGAATAACCGAACAGTCCCCTTAAACGCTGCTTCTCTAGCAGTGTTAGAACGAAACTGTCGCAGCAGCGATTTCATTTTCAAAGAGCGCGAGCAGCCGATATACCAAGTAAGTCGAATCTTCAGAGATGCAGTTGCTTTTTGTGGCCTAAATATAAAAATCAAAGATCGCCGTCAAAAAGTTGTATTCCACACACTACGCCATACTTTCGCAAGCTGGCTGGTGCAATCTGGAACCCCACTGGTCGTAGTAGGCCAGCTCCTAGGTCACAAAACTCTTCAAATCACAATGCGCTACGCGCATCTAGCCCCATCCCAGGGGGCATCTGCGGTAAAAATCCTAGAACAGTTTTCGAGTTATGTCAACGTAGATACCCAAATCCCAAAGCAGCCCAAAACATAG
- a CDS encoding indolepyruvate oxidoreductase subunit beta, producing MIRTTRIRVFLTGVGGQGTLTATKVLAQAALDEGLDVTAGEVHGMAQRGGVVESTVLIGGYQSPRIAHGEAHLLLGFEPLETLRALPYLAPGGIVVSSSEAIMPMSVARGKESMPPFEDIEALARACAEAVHFVPAISLGVQAGASQAANMILLGALCAVGRMPFGLSRLAETIKTTMAPRLHDVNIKAIQLGAQAVCVDNSDK from the coding sequence ATGATCCGGACCACGCGTATCCGCGTCTTTCTGACTGGCGTGGGGGGCCAAGGCACGCTCACGGCCACCAAAGTTCTTGCCCAGGCAGCCCTGGACGAGGGACTGGACGTGACGGCCGGGGAGGTCCACGGCATGGCTCAGCGCGGCGGTGTGGTAGAGTCCACGGTGCTTATCGGCGGCTACCAAAGCCCTCGCATCGCACACGGCGAGGCCCATTTGCTCCTCGGTTTCGAACCTCTGGAGACACTGCGCGCCCTGCCTTACCTCGCACCTGGGGGCATTGTCGTCTCCTCTTCCGAGGCCATCATGCCCATGAGCGTTGCTCGCGGCAAAGAGAGCATGCCCCCGTTCGAGGACATCGAGGCTCTGGCGCGGGCCTGTGCCGAGGCCGTTCATTTTGTCCCGGCCATATCCCTTGGTGTGCAAGCAGGTGCGTCTCAAGCCGCTAACATGATTCTGCTTGGCGCGCTCTGCGCCGTGGGCCGGATGCCCTTCGGTCTGAGCCGGCTGGCCGAGACCATCAAGACAACCATGGCTCCGAGGCTGCATGATGTCAACATTAAGGCCATCCAACTTGGCGCACAGGCTGTTTGCGTAGATAATTCAGATAAGTGA
- the nhaR gene encoding transcriptional activator NhaR, whose amino-acid sequence MTFGSFFSKSSDGMNLKHLRYFWAVSHAGSVAHAAKQLHLTPQTVSAQIKLLEEDLGAGLFRPAGRGLQLTEAGRVALAYADEIFSLGDEMATALRAHGNRALPAFRVGMSNVVPKSLAFRLLAPIGAMPEPLRLICREGQIDWLLTELALHRLDMVVADRPMPPGIAIRGHSHRLGDSPIAFYAASGLADKCAVFPECLNGAPLLLPGPNAAIRSEIERWLGETRIAPQVKGEFDDSALMKAFAQANGGFFPAPAILSREISTRYGVREVGRVDSVREAFWLISTERRISHPAVCVVLEAARTALFSP is encoded by the coding sequence TTGACATTCGGTTCGTTTTTTTCGAAGAGTTCGGACGGCATGAATCTGAAGCACCTACGCTATTTCTGGGCTGTATCCCACGCGGGCAGCGTGGCCCACGCCGCAAAACAGCTGCATCTGACACCGCAGACCGTGAGCGCTCAGATCAAGTTGCTCGAAGAGGACTTGGGTGCGGGCCTGTTCCGTCCCGCAGGGCGCGGTCTTCAACTGACGGAAGCCGGGCGCGTCGCCCTTGCCTACGCCGATGAAATCTTTTCCCTCGGCGACGAGATGGCAACGGCTTTGCGTGCCCACGGTAACCGCGCCCTGCCTGCCTTTCGTGTCGGCATGTCTAATGTTGTGCCCAAGTCGCTAGCATTTCGGTTGCTGGCACCAATTGGCGCAATGCCAGAGCCTTTGAGGCTCATCTGCCGTGAGGGACAGATAGACTGGTTGCTCACGGAATTAGCCTTGCACCGTCTGGACATGGTAGTCGCCGACCGCCCCATGCCTCCGGGCATAGCCATACGCGGGCATAGCCACAGATTGGGGGATAGTCCGATAGCCTTCTACGCCGCTTCCGGGTTGGCAGATAAATGTGCAGTCTTTCCTGAATGTCTCAACGGTGCTCCTCTACTGTTGCCAGGTCCAAACGCGGCGATCCGAAGCGAGATTGAACGCTGGCTAGGCGAGACGCGCATAGCTCCGCAGGTAAAGGGGGAATTTGACGACAGCGCCCTGATGAAGGCCTTTGCCCAGGCTAACGGCGGTTTCTTTCCTGCCCCCGCCATCCTCTCAAGAGAAATTTCTACGCGCTATGGGGTGCGCGAAGTCGGCCGTGTAGATTCGGTGCGCGAGGCGTTTTGGCTTATTAGTACCGAGCGGCGGATCAGTCACCCAGCAGTATGTGTCGTTCTCGAGGCGGCACGAACTGCTCTGTTTTCTCCGTAA